GAATTAAAATCCAGAGTCTGTATAACCGACAACGATCTTTTTGACGATTCTGACAGTTTCACCCAGGAGATTTACGAATCAACTGACATTGTGTTATCGGAAGTAA
This genomic stretch from Pseudomonadota bacterium harbors:
- a CDS encoding N-formylglutamate amidohydrolase — protein: MKLPFLISIPHGGTELPDELKSRVCITDNDLFDDSDSFTQEIYESTDIVLSEV